From the genome of Ornithobacterium rhinotracheale, one region includes:
- a CDS encoding helicase-related protein, which produces MKIIDNVNIRLGDDLKENIHKGSKISISASAFSIYAFETLKKELSKIDELRFIFSSPTFIEEKLQKESRQFYIPHIYKESELCGGEFELRLMNQLNQRNIAKECSRWVKEKVTFKSNKHNNIPLNNLIHIQNKENEIAYNGTSSFTSADLGITPKKGFPTFINKVEYPHSSAYLQWFNQVWENEEDLKNVTQKVQDYFECAYKENSPEFIYFITLYNIFNDFLDDLSLDHLPNEQIGFKDTVIWNKLYNFQKDAVIGAINKLEKYNGCILADSVGLGKTFSALGIIKYYEMRNKDILVLCPKKLEANWNTYRHNDKNNILAGDRLRYDVLFHTDLSRERGTSNGRNLEAVNWGNYGLIVIDESHNFRNNNTVVGKENRYQKLMRKVIKEGIETKVLMLSATPVNNRFNDLRNQLALAYEGDAEKINAKLDIQSGIDQIFKKAQKSFNAWNKLKTKERTTDKLLDMLDFDFFEILDSLTIARSRKHITTYYNTTNIGQFPTRNKPISIRSPLTNSNKITYEDIAEKLTLLNLSIYTPLNYILPSKFELYADLYDKRVGANAVKLTQRDREDNLRILMRINLLKRLESSVDSFRITLKGIIDQIENTLKTIKNSRDTSTYDGIQKLLNDENNENYDSELDWADEDQIIGKKIKIHIADIDTTKWQEDLNEDLSILNIIWENIEDLVGKEDTKLQYLLRLLDEKIETPFNQGNKKTIIFTAFADTANYLYENVSDYIKAKYGLNTAIVTGSRRVCTSKNIPADLNVILSCFSPLSKDKAQLYPKVSETIDILIATDCISEGQNLQDCDYLVNYDIHWNPVRIIQRFGRIDRIGSQNETITMVNFWPDVTLDSYINLKQRVENKMLISNMASTGDDNILNTEEKDLDYRKIQLQRLQEEVIDLEDLKEGVSITDLGLNDFRIDLSDMMKSYGELKNIPEGLHAVVPSDNILNRGVIFVFKNVNSSVNINKLNRLHPFYLVYINMNRELIMSHVEPKKILDAMRMSCKGQPTPIEDICKQVIEQTDDYHKMDRYSILLKQSISTILQKEEEKDIKSLFQAGGTTALQEKIKGIEDFKLVSFLIIQ; this is translated from the coding sequence ATGAAAATAATTGATAATGTGAATATTCGTTTAGGTGATGATTTAAAAGAGAATATTCACAAAGGAAGTAAAATAAGTATTTCTGCTTCTGCTTTTTCTATTTATGCGTTTGAAACTCTAAAAAAAGAATTGAGTAAAATAGATGAATTACGTTTTATATTCAGTTCACCTACATTTATAGAGGAAAAGTTGCAAAAAGAGAGCAGGCAATTCTATATACCTCATATTTACAAAGAGTCTGAGTTGTGCGGAGGGGAATTTGAATTGCGTTTAATGAACCAATTAAACCAACGAAACATAGCAAAAGAATGTTCTCGGTGGGTAAAAGAAAAAGTTACTTTTAAGTCTAATAAACATAATAATATACCGTTAAACAATCTTATTCATATCCAAAATAAAGAAAACGAAATAGCTTATAACGGAACAAGCAGTTTTACCTCTGCAGACTTAGGTATTACACCTAAAAAAGGGTTCCCTACATTTATCAATAAAGTAGAATACCCTCACAGTTCTGCTTATTTGCAATGGTTTAATCAAGTTTGGGAAAATGAAGAAGATTTGAAAAATGTAACTCAAAAAGTTCAAGATTATTTTGAATGTGCTTATAAAGAAAATAGTCCGGAATTTATTTACTTTATTACGCTTTACAATATATTCAATGACTTTTTAGATGATTTATCCTTAGACCATTTACCAAATGAACAAATTGGTTTTAAGGATACTGTTATTTGGAATAAACTTTACAATTTTCAGAAAGATGCTGTAATCGGAGCCATCAATAAATTAGAAAAATACAATGGTTGCATTTTGGCAGATAGTGTTGGGTTGGGTAAAACATTTTCGGCATTGGGAATTATCAAGTATTACGAGATGCGAAATAAAGATATTCTTGTACTTTGTCCTAAAAAGCTGGAAGCCAACTGGAATACTTACCGTCACAATGATAAAAATAATATATTGGCAGGCGATCGTCTTCGTTATGATGTTTTATTTCATACAGATTTATCTAGAGAACGAGGAACAAGTAACGGACGAAATTTAGAAGCCGTTAATTGGGGGAATTATGGTTTGATAGTAATAGATGAATCCCATAATTTTAGAAATAATAACACTGTTGTAGGTAAAGAAAATCGGTATCAGAAACTAATGCGAAAAGTAATTAAAGAAGGCATAGAAACCAAGGTTTTAATGCTTTCCGCGACACCTGTAAATAATCGATTTAATGATTTACGAAATCAACTAGCTTTAGCTTATGAGGGTGATGCTGAAAAAATAAATGCTAAATTAGATATACAAAGTGGAATTGACCAAATATTTAAGAAAGCTCAAAAATCATTCAATGCATGGAATAAACTCAAGACAAAAGAACGAACAACCGATAAGTTATTGGACATGTTAGATTTTGATTTCTTCGAGATTTTGGACTCTCTTACCATTGCAAGATCACGAAAACATATTACAACATATTATAATACCACCAATATCGGTCAGTTTCCTACCCGAAATAAACCAATTTCTATACGGAGCCCTCTAACAAATTCAAATAAAATCACTTATGAGGATATCGCAGAAAAACTTACCTTATTAAATTTATCTATTTATACGCCATTAAATTATATATTACCTAGTAAATTTGAATTATATGCCGATTTGTATGATAAACGAGTAGGTGCAAATGCAGTAAAACTTACTCAAAGAGACCGCGAAGACAATTTACGTATTTTGATGCGAATCAATTTATTGAAGCGATTGGAGAGCTCAGTAGATTCTTTCCGAATTACGTTAAAGGGAATTATCGACCAAATAGAGAATACACTTAAAACAATAAAAAATAGTAGAGATACAAGCACTTATGATGGAATACAAAAATTATTAAATGATGAGAATAACGAAAATTACGATTCAGAACTTGATTGGGCTGATGAAGACCAAATCATAGGTAAAAAGATTAAAATACATATTGCCGATATTGATACTACAAAATGGCAGGAAGACTTAAATGAAGATTTATCAATTTTGAATATTATATGGGAAAATATAGAAGATTTAGTAGGTAAAGAAGACACAAAACTACAATACCTTTTAAGATTATTAGATGAAAAAATAGAAACCCCTTTTAATCAAGGTAATAAAAAAACCATTATTTTTACAGCTTTTGCCGATACGGCAAATTATCTTTATGAAAATGTAAGTGATTATATAAAAGCAAAATACGGATTAAACACAGCTATTGTAACTGGTTCTCGAAGAGTTTGTACAAGTAAAAATATCCCTGCAGACCTTAATGTTATTTTATCTTGTTTCTCGCCTCTTTCTAAAGATAAAGCACAATTATATCCAAAAGTATCAGAAACTATTGATATTTTGATAGCAACAGATTGTATTTCAGAAGGGCAAAATTTACAAGATTGCGATTATTTAGTCAATTATGATATTCATTGGAATCCGGTACGAATTATTCAACGTTTTGGACGGATAGATAGAATTGGCTCTCAAAATGAAACCATAACAATGGTTAATTTTTGGCCTGATGTAACGCTTGATAGCTATATAAATCTAAAACAGCGTGTTGAAAATAAAATGCTGATAAGTAACATGGCTAGTACGGGAGATGATAATATTTTAAATACAGAAGAAAAAGATTTAGACTATAGAAAAATACAATTGCAACGTTTGCAAGAAGAAGTAATTGATTTAGAAGATTTAAAAGAAGGAGTAAGCATTACTGATTTAGGCTTAAATGATTTCAGGATAGATCTATCCGATATGATGAAATCTTATGGAGAGCTTAAGAATATCCCTGAAGGATTACACGCTGTGGTCCCATCAGATAATATTTTAAATAGAGGTGTTATTTTTGTTTTTAAAAATGTCAACTCTAGTGTAAATATTAATAAATTAAATAGGTTACACCCTTTTTATTTGGTATATATCAATATGAATAGAGAATTAATAATGAGTCATGTCGAACCTAAAAAAATACTTGATGCGATGCGAATGTCATGCAAAGGACAACCAACACCTATTGAAGATATTTGTAAACAAGTTATTGAGCAAACAGATGATTATCATAAAATGGATAGATATTCTATTCTTTTAAAACAAAGCATTAGTACCATTTTACAAAAAGAGGAAGAAAAAGATATTAAAAGCTTATTCCAGGCAGGGGGAACAACAGCTTTACAAGAAAAAATAAAAGGAATAGAAGATTTTAAATTGGTTTCATTTTTAATCATTCAATAA
- a CDS encoding type III restriction-modification system endonuclease, with translation MKLQFKEQDFQIQAVNAVVDCFEGQPLKSNHFTLERSEQLIKKAKEASLGIIEMDFEIEEEIGYRNSKIQLTESEILENIKKVQGCNDLHKSEQIERPKGLKKGYNLTIEMETGTGKTYTYIRTMYELHKKYGWSKFIVIVPSIAIREGVYKSFQVTQEHFQELYGHKINPFIYNSKKPQDIENFASDSRISVMIINTQAFNARGKDARRIYQELDQFATRKPIDMIAQTNPILIIDEPQSVDGKKTLESMQDFNPLFTLRYSATHKEDYNKVYRLDALDAYNKNLVKKIQVKGINLKGSTGTTGYLYLEHIHLSANNPLAVVEFETRTKSGIKKIRKKLEQGANLYELSGGIPAYENQIITEINGQLNKIVVGGEEIYPGEILNDNDEYAFRRVQIRECILSHLEKEKQLYGQGIKVLSLFFIDSVDKYRVYDEAGEQQLGEYARIFEEEYNKIKNDFLDLFQQGYNEFLVNTDPSKVHKGYLPTYKDYLERDDVSQVHNGYFSIDKKGKTINPELTKNKEDSDDESAYDLIMKDKERLLSFEEPTRFIFSHSALKEGWDNPNVFQICALKHAESGSNIRRRQEVGRGMRLCVDNRGVRQDFELVGERVHEINKLTIIASESYEDFAKGLQKEIAETLKDRPQKAEVEYFKNNVVRNEQGEEHRLTEEDAKKINKILYKNDIIDEDDKITKEGRELIESQNIPVPEHLEDYRIAICDLLKSIYTGETFKPENERQVILLKPNANFKKKEFQELWSKINLKTIYEVQFDTKKLIEDSKIKINADLHISDRKYEIKTGEMVSGKAEQIKKGELIKETKREVARLNNDIYSNAVYDIVGEIESLTRLTRRTIVDILKSVKQEKFLLIRKNPEEFISKCSTLINEVKANLIINNIVYHKTEERYDANTVFANDKSALRNSELLKKHVYDFLTSDSKIESSFAEALENSEEVVVYAKLPKSFYVSTPIANYSPDWAIVFDKDKVRHIYFVTETKGSDSDMDLRAVEKLKIHCATEHFKEISGAEVKFEKVSSYDKLMGIVQLK, from the coding sequence GTGAAACTACAATTTAAAGAACAAGATTTTCAAATTCAGGCAGTAAATGCTGTTGTAGATTGTTTTGAAGGTCAACCACTTAAATCAAATCATTTCACCTTAGAAAGAAGTGAGCAACTTATCAAAAAGGCAAAAGAGGCTTCTCTAGGAATTATCGAAATGGATTTTGAAATAGAAGAAGAGATAGGTTACAGAAATTCAAAAATTCAATTAACTGAAAGCGAAATACTTGAAAATATAAAAAAAGTTCAAGGGTGTAATGATTTACATAAAAGTGAACAAATAGAAAGGCCTAAAGGCTTGAAGAAGGGATATAATCTCACCATAGAAATGGAGACGGGTACGGGCAAAACCTATACTTATATCCGTACAATGTATGAATTACATAAAAAATATGGGTGGAGTAAGTTTATAGTTATTGTACCTAGTATTGCTATTAGAGAAGGGGTTTATAAATCTTTTCAAGTAACACAAGAACACTTTCAAGAATTATATGGACATAAAATCAATCCTTTTATTTATAATTCAAAAAAACCGCAAGATATTGAAAATTTCGCATCTGACAGCCGAATAAGTGTAATGATAATCAACACACAAGCTTTCAATGCACGAGGTAAAGATGCTAGGCGTATTTATCAGGAATTAGACCAATTTGCCACACGAAAACCTATTGATATGATTGCCCAGACCAATCCTATTTTGATTATAGACGAGCCTCAATCAGTAGATGGAAAAAAGACATTGGAGAGTATGCAGGATTTTAATCCACTTTTTACTCTTCGTTATTCGGCCACTCACAAAGAAGATTATAATAAAGTATATCGCTTAGATGCTTTAGATGCTTATAACAAAAATTTAGTAAAGAAAATACAAGTAAAGGGTATCAATCTAAAAGGCTCTACGGGTACTACTGGATATTTATATCTGGAGCATATCCATTTAAGTGCAAACAATCCTCTTGCGGTTGTAGAGTTTGAAACCCGTACAAAATCAGGAATTAAGAAAATCCGAAAAAAATTAGAGCAAGGAGCAAACTTGTATGAACTTTCAGGGGGCATACCAGCCTACGAGAATCAAATTATCACAGAAATCAACGGACAATTAAATAAAATTGTAGTAGGCGGAGAAGAAATTTATCCTGGTGAAATTTTAAACGATAATGACGAATATGCTTTTCGCCGAGTGCAAATCCGCGAGTGTATTTTATCGCACTTAGAAAAAGAAAAGCAACTATATGGCCAAGGGATAAAGGTACTCTCTCTTTTCTTTATAGATTCAGTCGATAAATACCGAGTTTATGATGAAGCGGGCGAGCAACAATTAGGCGAATATGCCAGAATATTTGAAGAAGAATACAATAAAATTAAAAATGATTTTTTAGACCTTTTTCAACAGGGATACAATGAATTTTTGGTAAATACCGACCCGTCAAAAGTTCATAAAGGATATTTGCCAACGTATAAAGATTACTTGGAGCGGGATGATGTTTCGCAGGTACATAACGGCTATTTTTCTATTGATAAAAAAGGAAAAACGATCAATCCTGAATTAACAAAAAACAAAGAGGACTCTGATGATGAGTCTGCGTATGATTTAATAATGAAAGATAAAGAGCGTTTGCTCAGTTTTGAAGAGCCCACCCGTTTTATTTTTTCGCACTCAGCTTTAAAAGAAGGTTGGGATAATCCTAATGTTTTTCAAATCTGTGCTTTAAAACATGCTGAAAGTGGAAGTAACATCCGAAGACGACAAGAAGTGGGTCGTGGTATGCGATTATGTGTAGATAACCGAGGGGTGCGTCAAGATTTTGAATTAGTAGGTGAGCGAGTACACGAAATCAATAAATTAACCATAATTGCATCAGAGAGTTACGAAGATTTTGCCAAAGGTTTGCAGAAAGAAATTGCAGAAACACTCAAAGACCGACCTCAAAAAGCCGAAGTAGAATATTTCAAAAACAATGTGGTACGAAATGAACAAGGCGAAGAACATAGACTTACAGAAGAAGACGCTAAAAAAATCAATAAGATTCTCTATAAAAATGACATTATTGACGAAGATGATAAAATTACAAAAGAAGGAAGAGAGTTAATCGAATCTCAGAATATACCTGTGCCTGAGCATTTAGAAGATTATCGAATCGCTATTTGTGATTTATTAAAATCCATTTATACAGGCGAAACTTTTAAACCAGAGAACGAAAGACAAGTAATTTTACTAAAACCAAATGCAAATTTTAAGAAGAAAGAATTTCAAGAACTTTGGAGTAAAATTAATTTAAAAACCATTTATGAAGTTCAATTTGACACAAAAAAACTAATAGAAGACAGTAAAATAAAAATCAATGCCGATTTACATATCTCAGACAGAAAGTACGAAATAAAAACAGGAGAAATGGTAAGTGGTAAGGCTGAGCAAATAAAAAAAGGAGAGTTGATAAAAGAAACTAAACGAGAAGTTGCTAGGCTTAACAATGATATTTATTCTAATGCTGTATATGATATTGTGGGAGAAATAGAATCCTTAACACGCTTGACTCGCCGAACTATTGTAGATATTTTAAAATCAGTAAAGCAAGAAAAGTTTTTATTAATTCGCAAAAATCCAGAAGAATTTATCTCAAAATGCAGTACTTTAATCAATGAGGTAAAAGCAAATCTAATCATCAATAATATTGTCTATCATAAAACTGAAGAACGATATGACGCCAATACTGTTTTTGCCAATGATAAATCGGCTTTAAGAAATTCGGAATTGCTTAAAAAGCATGTTTATGATTTTTTAACTTCAGACTCCAAAATAGAAAGCAGTTTTGCCGAGGCATTAGAGAATAGTGAAGAGGTAGTAGTGTATGCCAAATTACCTAAAAGTTTCTATGTATCTACACCCATAGCTAATTATAGTCCCGATTGGGCAATTGTGTTTGACAAAGATAAAGTAAGGCATATTTATTTTGTAACAGAAACCAAAGGTTCAGACTCTGATATGGATTTACGGGCTGTGGAAAAACTAAAAATTCACTGTGCAACGGAGCATTTTAAAGAAATTAGTGGAGCAGAAGTGAAATTTGAAAAGGTAAGCAGTTACGATAAACTAATGGGCATTGTACAATTAAAATAA
- a CDS encoding ATP-binding protein, translating to MELKELLDQLNHSDECNYIEAKKGTRIDTSILETVCAFSNEPGLGGGYILLGVTEEENTPFRSYTIAGVQNPDKLQLDLSTQCADRFNVTVRPQIDIESYEGKNIVKVYVPEIAERSKPVYFKNTGLPKGAYRRIGSSDQRCTDDDLLIFYQTEETFDSNIVQEASWEDISGDAIEQYRKLRYNVNQYAEELQYSDEDLLYSLGCAKKVEGKYIPTYAGLLLFGSRMAHRRLLPMVRVDYIQVPGNEWIKDPENRFTTIDMRGSLLEMVQRVFSQITDDLPKGFLLPEGELQAESIGLPSRVLREAIVNSLIHRSYREHQPIQVIRYSNRLEIKNPGFSLKPEDYLGEPGSKNRNPNIAAVFHETNLAETKGSGIGSMRKLMEKANLLPPTFESDHGRNTFTARLLLHHFLGTEDIEWLSHFDPFELNENQKRGLILLREMGALDNSTYRQTNNLDTHKATMDLRDLSKKGLLIQKAKGRSTYYIPGKNLSTPAKDLSTPAKDLSTPAKDLSTPAKDLSTPAKDLSTLPEIGEELREKIKNLGQRERDNDKMMSIIAEICNNDYVRLADIAKILGRSEEHIKKKYLREMIASGILSYKYPDMINHPSQAYKTTKK from the coding sequence ATGGAGTTAAAAGAATTATTAGACCAATTAAACCATTCAGACGAGTGCAATTACATTGAGGCAAAAAAAGGAACCCGTATAGACACCTCTATTCTAGAGACTGTATGTGCTTTTAGCAATGAGCCTGGGCTTGGTGGTGGTTATATTCTATTGGGAGTTACAGAGGAAGAAAATACGCCATTCCGCTCTTACACCATTGCCGGTGTACAAAATCCAGACAAACTACAGCTCGATCTAAGCACACAATGCGCCGATAGATTTAATGTAACTGTTCGTCCTCAAATAGACATAGAGAGCTACGAAGGGAAAAACATCGTTAAAGTTTATGTTCCAGAGATTGCCGAAAGGTCTAAACCTGTTTATTTTAAAAACACGGGATTACCTAAAGGAGCTTACCGAAGAATTGGCAGTAGCGACCAGCGTTGTACGGATGATGATTTGCTAATTTTTTATCAAACAGAAGAAACATTTGATAGTAATATAGTACAAGAAGCTTCTTGGGAAGATATCAGCGGAGATGCCATAGAGCAGTACAGAAAATTAAGATACAATGTTAACCAATATGCCGAGGAATTACAATATTCTGATGAAGACCTTTTGTATTCATTAGGTTGTGCAAAAAAAGTAGAAGGGAAATATATCCCTACTTATGCGGGGTTATTGCTTTTTGGTAGTCGTATGGCACATCGTAGATTATTACCTATGGTTCGTGTCGATTATATACAAGTTCCCGGAAATGAATGGATAAAAGATCCGGAAAATAGATTTACAACGATTGATATGCGGGGCTCACTATTAGAAATGGTTCAGCGTGTTTTCAGTCAAATAACAGATGATTTACCCAAAGGCTTCTTATTGCCGGAAGGAGAATTACAAGCAGAAAGCATAGGCTTGCCGAGTCGTGTACTTCGTGAGGCCATTGTAAATTCTCTTATTCACAGAAGTTATAGAGAGCACCAGCCTATCCAAGTAATTAGATACAGCAATCGTTTAGAAATAAAAAATCCAGGGTTTTCGCTAAAGCCAGAAGATTATTTAGGAGAGCCGGGATCTAAAAATCGTAATCCTAATATTGCCGCCGTATTTCACGAAACAAATTTAGCAGAAACAAAAGGCTCAGGAATAGGCTCTATGCGTAAACTGATGGAAAAAGCCAACCTTTTACCCCCCACCTTTGAGAGTGACCATGGCAGAAACACTTTTACCGCTCGCCTATTATTACATCATTTTTTAGGGACAGAAGATATCGAATGGTTAAGTCATTTTGACCCATTTGAATTGAATGAAAATCAAAAAAGAGGATTGATTCTTTTAAGAGAAATGGGGGCTTTAGATAATTCTACTTATCGCCAAACCAACAATCTTGATACACATAAAGCCACTATGGATTTAAGAGATTTAAGTAAAAAAGGATTGTTGATACAGAAAGCAAAAGGGAGATCTACATATTATATTCCGGGTAAAAACTTAAGCACCCCAGCTAAAGACTTAAGCACCCCAGCTAAAGACTTAAGCACCCCAGCTAAAGACTTAAGCACCCCAGCTAAAGACTTAAGCACCCCAGCTAAAGACTTAAGCACCCTACCTGAAATAGGTGAAGAACTTAGAGAAAAAATAAAAAATTTAGGGCAACGAGAACGTGATAATGATAAAATGATGTCTATTATAGCAGAGATATGTAACAATGATTATGTGAGGCTGGCAGATATTGCTAAAATCCTCGGTAGATCAGAAGAGCATATAAAGAAAAAATACCTAAGAGAAATGATCGCTTCTGGTATATTGTCGTATAAATATCCAGATATGATAAATCACCCAAGCCAAGCATATAAAACCACTAAAAAATAA